GACCCATTTGCCGCGGGCCGACCGTATTGAACAATCGTACGACGACTGTGGGCAGTCCTTTTTCTTTATGATAGGCCAACGCCAGATATTCGTCAATGGCTTTCGATGACGAATAGCACCAGCGGCTCCTTGTGGTCGGTCCAAGCAGACGGTCATCATCTTCACTGAACGGAACCTTTTCACTCTTTCCGTAAACCTCCGATGTGGACACGATGAGCACCTTCTTCAGGTACCGATTGGCCAATTTCAGCACCATCTCAGAACCCATAATATTGGTTTCGATCGTCTTCACGGGGTGCTCTACGATCAGCTCCACACCCACGGCGGCTGCCAGATGATAGATCATATCATTCTCGCTGACCAGCCGGTCCATGACTGTTTCATTTTGGATGGTGTCAATCGCAATCTTAAAATTCGGATTCCCCATGAGGTGTTTCACATTTTCCAACCGCCCCGTCGAAAGATCGTCAATTACCCAGACTTTATGTCCCTGTTTGAGCAGTTCTTCTGCCAGATGCGACCCAATAAAACCGGCTCCGCCGGTAATCAAAACATTCATTCGTATTAACCTCCTTGTTGATTAATATGCATTAAAAACGTAACCAAACTCAAAATTAAAACAGCCTGAGCCAATAGAACCCAGCTTTCCCACGCTTTTGCGCCGGGGAGTAAAACCGCTACCATTCCAACCGTTAGCGTAACCACATAAATAAAAAATACGGCCTGTGTTTGTCGCATCCCCAGCGCCACCAACCGGTGAGAAAAATGTTTTTTATCCCCCACAAACAAAGGCCGGTGTTCGCGCCAGCGAATGACCATTACTGAAAAGGTGTCATAAATTGGAACACTTAAAACCAGCAAAGGGATAATAACCGGAATGGCTGTTTGACTTTCAGGCGTGATGTAAGAACTGATCACGGTCAGCGTTCCTAACATGTAGCCGATAAAGAGACTTCCGGCATCTCCCATAAAAATTTTTGACGGATACCAATTAAAGAGTAAAAATCCCAATAAGCTGCCAGCCAGGGCCACAAAGATAAACGCCGTGAACAACTGTCCCTGAAGAAAAACAATTACCGCAAAAAGCAGGGAGGCAATGGCGGCCACACCGGCCGACAGGCCATCCATATTGTCCATTAAATTAAAGGCATTAGCGATACCCACAATCCACACAGCCGTGACCACAAAATCCAATATCTGCCCCGGCATGAATTGGGTCCGTACCCCCCCTGCAAACAGAATCCCCACCGACAAAAATTGAACCAGAAATTTCACCTGGTACGGGAATGTCTCCCCCCGAACATCGTCAATTAAACCCAGAATAACAATGACCAGACTTCCTGCGGCAATGCAAGAGAGTTCCAAAAACCGTGCCTGAATTTTTGAGACTAAATTCAGATAGGGTGCAACCACGTGCGACACGAACGAAACGTTTTTGAACAGAAATAAGCCAGAGAGGTTCAAAACGATGGTTAAATAAAATGCACCTGCGATGGCCAAACCACCCAACAGGGGTTTGGGTTGATCGTGGATCTTCCGCTGGCCGGGCCGATCCGTTATCCCCAGGCGAAAGGCCACTCTTCTAAAAATGGGAACCAGTAAAGCAGAGAAAAAAAGTCCCATTCCCAGAAGATAAAGTAAGGTAAAAATACGTAACATTTATTCACCGCTGTCTTAAATTGGTAAGCAGACTCACCGCAGCGTTTTACGGAGAGCATTTAATGAAATCACCACAAGGTATTTCAGTCCCCTCTGACAAGAGGGGTGTGTGTCCTGGCGGACAGGGACAGGGTGTGTCTCCCGGTTTCTTTCACAACATTCGTGTAAACAGGAAAAGACTCAAAAAACACACCCCTAAATCCCCTCTTTTTAGAGGGGACTTCCGGCTAAAACACTCGATAGCAAAAAAAACCATTTCCCCTCTTTTCTACAGGTCAGTCAAAATTTTAATTACTGCAATTTTTAACAAACATCCCACCCCACAAACGTCCCCTCTGACAAGAGGGGTGTCTCCGCCGGCTGGCGGGGACAGGGTGTGTGCCGGTTTTTTTTCACAATATTTGTGCGAATAAATAAAGAGTGGAAAAACACACCCAATTCAACACCTCCTATTTTTCCCCGATTTTGACCCCTGTCATAATGTGCTTTTGGGAATCCAGCAGCCGCGCACCAAAGGCCCAGCCACCGCCGGCCTGCGTAATTTTCGCGAGAAGCACATTCTTCCCCTCTTTCAATCGAATCGGAACCACGTCCTGATTCTTCTCGTAACCGCGCAGAATTTCATGTTTGAAAACGGGTTCACCGTTGAGCCAAACGGCCACGGCATCGTCGCTGCCCAGGGAAAGATACCCCTTTTGCGGGCGGTCGGACTGAATAAACGTTAGCGCATAGGCAGCCAGGTTTGGCTGATCACCGCTTTTCCACAATTTTCTGAAATCGATGGAAAAATCGTCCAGCAACTTGGGTGTTACACGGGTGGGCACAATCTTTTGCCAGGAAAGAACTCTGCCTCCGGGAAGTGTGACCGATTTTTCAAGATCAATTTCCCGATTCGTCTCATCTAACACACCCGTTTTTAGATCTTTCGGATTTTTAATCGGAAAGGGACCCAACACCCACCAGGTGTTAATGGCCGGGAAAATCGGTTCCCGCTTCGTAAATGCAATGGGAACGCCGTTGAGGTTTACCCGGACAGATGTTTCCAGCTCACCCGGCTGAAAGTCGCCATTGGCTTTCAGCTCAATTTTCCTTTCCTGAACGGGATTTTCATTCAACGGTTTTAATTGAACATGCTGCTGACTCGGGGTCGTCCACGGTTCCTTAACCGAAAGAGACAGTTCGCCCTTGAAATCTCCCAGCTTTTTTAACGCCAACCAATCCACGTCTCCCATTCCAACGGAAAGAGTTGCTAAAACTCTTCGGGAAGTCGCCGTAGGCAATTGGAGAGAAATCTTCTGGTACAATCCCAGCAAATGGGCCAGACAGCTTTTTAGGAGCGAAGAATCTGTTTCCGCTGTCTGAATGTCGTGCACCACCTCGGGAAATTCGCTTTCAAATGTTTCCAGTTCGGATTTTGCCGTCTCGGGTTTCAGGCCGATTCGATTGCCCGTTTGTACCGCCCGGATCAGGCGTTCGGGCCAGTTGCCCCGCAGCATCTTTTTCACCTGCTTGAGCCGCGCCAGTCGATTGGGAAATCCCCGAAGAAGAGAGGACTCCGGATCCAACTGGGCCAACTTCACCTGCACAATCTGCTCTTTGTGTACATCGACTTCGGGCAGATTCACCACAGCGGTTACGTGATCCCCATCGTAGAACCAACCCGGTGTTCCTTCATCCAAATCAAAAGGAATCCGTTTTCCATTCCACACAATCTCACGAGGGGGCCAAATGCCCAAAAGTTTCAGGGTGACCGCGCGCTTTTTCGGCATTCCGGGATACGATCCTTCAACCGGCTTAATGCGAATGGTTTGCGTATTTTCGGAGAGGTGGTTTTCGAGGGTCGTCCAGGCACAGATGTTCTTTTCGTAATTCTGTGTATTCCCTTCGTCTTCGTACAAACGAAATTCTCCGCTTGCGCCGGGGAAAACAGCCAGCACCAGATCGGCAGATGCCGAAACCGTGTTTGGCGCATCTTTCATCATGGGAATAACCGCCCCCGCCTTCACGTACACGGGAATCTGATCCAGCGAAAAGGTGTGCAACACCACCGCCGGACCGCGAATCAGCCGTCCCGTGAACCACTCGTACCACTCCCCTTCAGGCAGCCAAACTTTCTCCACGGCGAGCTGACTGAGCGTATCCAGCGGAGCCGTCACGGGCGCCACAATCATGTCATCGCCAAAATAATATTGATTTTTAAAGCGGTACGCTTCATCCGATTCCGGAGACTCGTAATACATTGGCCGCAAAATGGAAATCCCTGTGTCGTAGGTTTTGCGGGATTCCGTGTAAATGTAGGGAATCAGACGGTATCGCAGCAGAAACGCCTTCCGCATAATGGTGTAATAATCCACGGGGAACGCCCAAATACGCCGCTCGTAATCGTATTTTTGCGTGGTGTGCGTGCGCAGAACCGGGCTGAACGCTCCCCACTGAATCCAGCGGGTGTAGAGTTCCGGCGGCTCCACATTTCCGAAATGCCCGCCGATGTCGTGGCTCCAGTACCCGTAACCCACGTTTGCTGCGGTGGCGGTAAAATAGGGCTGAAAAGCCAGTGAAGGCCAATCCACATGCGTATCCCCCGAAAATCCAATCTGATAGCGGTGATTTCCAAGTCCTCCCCAGCGGCTAAAAATAAGAGGACGCCGGTCTTTCCGATGGTGTTCCATATCCGTAAAATGCAAGTAGTTGAGCCACCAGAGCGGATCCAGTCCCGGTATTTTGGATGTGGTGCCCTGCTGCCAATCGATCCACCAAAAATCCACGCCTTCGTCTTCCAGGGGATGATGGAGATATTTAAAATAGGCATCCATGTATTTCGGATCGGTGCAATCAAAGGGAATCGGCTGTTTTGTGGCGGGATCAATGCCCATGGCCCGGGCAAATTCGGGGTAGGCCTTTTCATGGGGTTTCACGCCTGAAGCCGGGTGCAGATTGAGGGTCACCTTGATTCCCTGGCGATGCACCCATTTCATAAAATAGGCCGGATCCGGAAAGAAGTCCGGGTTGAAGGTGTAGCCTGTCCAGCCCTTCAAGTGCCAGCCCATGTCGATTACCAGAACGTCCAGGGGAACGGTGTGTGTCTGGAATTCCCGCACCAGGCCTTCCAGCTCTCGGTCCGTGTACGACCAGT
Above is a genomic segment from Calditrichota bacterium containing:
- a CDS encoding NAD-dependent epimerase/dehydratase family protein — its product is MNVLITGGAGFIGSHLAEELLKQGHKVWVIDDLSTGRLENVKHLMGNPNFKIAIDTIQNETVMDRLVSENDMIYHLAAAVGVELIVEHPVKTIETNIMGSEMVLKLANRYLKKVLIVSTSEVYGKSEKVPFSEDDDRLLGPTTRSRWCYSSSKAIDEYLALAYHKEKGLPTVVVRLFNTVGPRQMGQYGMVIPRMVTRALKNEPILVYGDGEQVRCFTYVADVVDALIKLMKNPRAEGQIFNVGGNEPVTIMELAKRIKKLTHSDSPIEIIPYDKAYEEGFEDMKIRIPDLSKIKSYIGYEPHHSLDEILENVIAYYRKELNIPSE
- a CDS encoding undecaprenyl/decaprenyl-phosphate alpha-N-acetylglucosaminyl 1-phosphate transferase, translating into MLRIFTLLYLLGMGLFFSALLVPIFRRVAFRLGITDRPGQRKIHDQPKPLLGGLAIAGAFYLTIVLNLSGLFLFKNVSFVSHVVAPYLNLVSKIQARFLELSCIAAGSLVIVILGLIDDVRGETFPYQVKFLVQFLSVGILFAGGVRTQFMPGQILDFVVTAVWIVGIANAFNLMDNMDGLSAGVAAIASLLFAVIVFLQGQLFTAFIFVALAGSLLGFLLFNWYPSKIFMGDAGSLFIGYMLGTLTVISSYITPESQTAIPVIIPLLVLSVPIYDTFSVMVIRWREHRPLFVGDKKHFSHRLVALGMRQTQAVFFIYVVTLTVGMVAVLLPGAKAWESWVLLAQAVLILSLVTFLMHINQQGG
- a CDS encoding DUF5110 domain-containing protein, yielding MPVFSFSEPVHVYKLLRIGLETLLPVLFFTLSAFFARPAPALPSGWNPVANARAMVVSGNARFTVLTPQLIRMEWAGDGVFEDRASLAFINRNLPVPSFTVSHKEGWLVIQTEALALHYKEGSGKFSSQNLYVEFHVNGTRNVWKPGMKNPGNLRGTTRTLDSISGSIALEPGLLSRDGWVLVDDSKRDLFTATNPPWVTARPEGDRLDWYFFGYGHHYKKTLNDFIKIAGKIPMPPKFTFGTWWSRYWSYTDRELEGLVREFQTHTVPLDVLVIDMGWHLKGWTGYTFNPDFFPDPAYFMKWVHRQGIKVTLNLHPASGVKPHEKAYPEFARAMGIDPATKQPIPFDCTDPKYMDAYFKYLHHPLEDEGVDFWWIDWQQGTTSKIPGLDPLWWLNYLHFTDMEHHRKDRRPLIFSRWGGLGNHRYQIGFSGDTHVDWPSLAFQPYFTATAANVGYGYWSHDIGGHFGNVEPPELYTRWIQWGAFSPVLRTHTTQKYDYERRIWAFPVDYYTIMRKAFLLRYRLIPYIYTESRKTYDTGISILRPMYYESPESDEAYRFKNQYYFGDDMIVAPVTAPLDTLSQLAVEKVWLPEGEWYEWFTGRLIRGPAVVLHTFSLDQIPVYVKAGAVIPMMKDAPNTVSASADLVLAVFPGASGEFRLYEDEGNTQNYEKNICAWTTLENHLSENTQTIRIKPVEGSYPGMPKKRAVTLKLLGIWPPREIVWNGKRIPFDLDEGTPGWFYDGDHVTAVVNLPEVDVHKEQIVQVKLAQLDPESSLLRGFPNRLARLKQVKKMLRGNWPERLIRAVQTGNRIGLKPETAKSELETFESEFPEVVHDIQTAETDSSLLKSCLAHLLGLYQKISLQLPTATSRRVLATLSVGMGDVDWLALKKLGDFKGELSLSVKEPWTTPSQQHVQLKPLNENPVQERKIELKANGDFQPGELETSVRVNLNGVPIAFTKREPIFPAINTWWVLGPFPIKNPKDLKTGVLDETNREIDLEKSVTLPGGRVLSWQKIVPTRVTPKLLDDFSIDFRKLWKSGDQPNLAAYALTFIQSDRPQKGYLSLGSDDAVAVWLNGEPVFKHEILRGYEKNQDVVPIRLKEGKNVLLAKITQAGGGWAFGARLLDSQKHIMTGVKIGEK